Proteins from a genomic interval of Arthrobacter sp. CAN_C5:
- a CDS encoding thymidine kinase produces the protein MAELIFFSGTMDCGKSTLALQMDHNHRARGRAGLLFSSHDRAGEAMISSRLGLQTGAVEVSDSSDFWAEIVRRRTAAERVDYLICDEAQFYTGEQIDQLARIVDEMDVDVFAFGITSDFRTRLFPGSQRLIELADRVQVLQVEALCWCGRRATHNARTIDGVMVVEGDQVVLGDVELQKVQRDPLQPELPIVDGVEEDAPHLPVTAYETLCRRHHTRRVTLRTANAMKSNEMLLPFSP, from the coding sequence GTGGCTGAACTGATCTTCTTTTCCGGCACCATGGACTGCGGCAAGTCGACGCTGGCTCTGCAGATGGACCACAACCACCGTGCCAGGGGGCGTGCCGGTTTGCTCTTCAGCTCCCACGACCGGGCGGGGGAGGCGATGATCTCCAGCCGGCTCGGGCTCCAGACGGGGGCGGTGGAGGTCTCTGACAGCAGCGATTTCTGGGCCGAGATTGTCCGACGGCGTACGGCCGCGGAACGGGTCGATTACCTCATCTGCGACGAGGCCCAGTTTTACACCGGCGAGCAGATCGACCAGCTGGCGCGCATTGTCGATGAGATGGACGTCGACGTGTTTGCGTTCGGGATCACCTCGGATTTCCGAACTAGGCTTTTCCCGGGCTCACAGCGGCTGATTGAACTCGCGGACCGGGTCCAGGTGCTTCAGGTGGAGGCGCTCTGTTGGTGCGGCCGGCGGGCTACCCACAATGCTCGGACCATCGACGGCGTGATGGTTGTGGAGGGCGACCAGGTGGTGCTGGGCGACGTCGAACTACAGAAGGTGCAGCGGGACCCGCTGCAACCCGAACTACCGATTGTTGACGGGGTTGAGGAAGACGCTCCCCACCTGCCCGTGACGGCTTACGAAACGTTGTGCCGGCGACACCACACCCGGCGGGTCACCCTGCGGACAGCCAACGCAATGAAGAGCAACGAAATGCTGCTTCCGTTCTCACCCTAG
- a CDS encoding DUF3710 domain-containing protein, with protein sequence MVSDDTAAPAAADDDVEPTPAAPATPVAPAPGVVVSRDNGPFDVSEHDNDAGYIDLGALRIGAAEGLQLRLEVEEKTKRVIAVTLDLNGSNLQLQVFAAPRTDGLWDEIRAQIGVSVGSQGGTVQDRVGTFGTELVAQLPAKTADGQPGFRVARFLGVDGPRWFLRGVIGGPAAINKEAAAPIEELFRKVVVVRGDHPLPPRELLQLRLPKESASARPTEPVQPAPDLTDPLKRGPEITHIG encoded by the coding sequence ATGGTCTCTGACGACACCGCCGCTCCGGCCGCAGCCGACGACGACGTCGAGCCAACCCCCGCGGCCCCCGCAACTCCCGTGGCGCCCGCCCCAGGAGTGGTTGTCTCCCGTGACAACGGCCCGTTCGACGTCTCGGAACACGACAACGACGCCGGCTACATCGACCTCGGGGCCCTCCGTATCGGGGCGGCCGAAGGCCTGCAACTTCGTCTGGAAGTGGAAGAGAAGACCAAGCGGGTCATCGCCGTGACCCTCGACCTGAACGGATCGAACCTGCAACTGCAGGTGTTCGCTGCTCCCCGCACCGATGGGTTGTGGGACGAAATCCGCGCCCAGATCGGCGTCTCCGTCGGTTCGCAGGGCGGCACGGTCCAGGATCGGGTTGGAACCTTCGGCACCGAGCTGGTCGCCCAGCTCCCGGCCAAAACCGCCGATGGGCAGCCCGGCTTCCGGGTGGCTCGCTTCCTCGGCGTCGACGGCCCCCGCTGGTTCCTCCGCGGGGTCATCGGCGGACCCGCGGCGATCAACAAGGAAGCGGCCGCACCGATTGAGGAACTCTTCCGCAAGGTCGTCGTGGTCAGGGGAGACCACCCGCTGCCGCCGCGTGAACTGCTACAGCTCCGGCTGCCCAAGGAATCGGCGTCAGCGCGTCCCACTGAGCCCGTGCAACCGGCTCCTGATCTCACCGATCCGCTGAAACGCGGTCCCGAGATCACCCACATTGGCTGA
- the dut gene encoding dUTP diphosphatase gives MLDPQRRLPVQIKLLDDAMTPPAYAQPGDAGADLRTRIDFRLAPGERALVPTGVAIALPEGYVGLVHPRSGLATKHGVTVVNAPGTIDSGYRGEIAVTLLNTDTTESLSFKRGDRIAQLIIQQVEQADFTVVQELPESVRGAAGFGSTGGYTIENTAHPTHA, from the coding sequence GTGCTGGACCCACAGCGGAGACTTCCCGTGCAGATCAAACTGCTCGACGACGCGATGACACCCCCGGCGTACGCCCAGCCGGGTGACGCAGGAGCAGACCTGCGGACCCGCATCGATTTCCGGCTGGCCCCGGGGGAGCGGGCCCTGGTGCCCACCGGTGTGGCCATTGCCCTCCCGGAAGGGTATGTGGGCCTGGTCCATCCGCGGTCCGGTCTGGCTACGAAGCACGGGGTGACTGTGGTCAACGCTCCGGGGACCATCGACTCAGGCTACCGGGGTGAGATTGCCGTCACCCTCCTCAATACCGACACTACTGAGTCCCTGAGCTTCAAGCGGGGGGACCGGATCGCCCAGCTCATCATCCAACAGGTGGAACAGGCCGACTTCACCGTGGTTCAGGAGCTTCCGGAATCGGTGCGGGGCGCTGCGGGATTCGGGTCCACCGGCGGCTACACCATTGAAAACACAGCGCATCCGACCCACGCATAA
- the sepH gene encoding septation protein SepH produces the protein MQELRLVGVHENGGHLHLNGEDGSSYSLPVNEALRMAVSRPMEQHKITTPPPPAGKPVVPLSPRDIQARIRSGATAQDIVDESGQELAHVLRYEGPVRAERDYMAILAQRVEVSSPLPSHDGYRSAFGENPAQLGEMVDYRLQAYGVDPSGVEWDAWRRPDGLWNVVARFELATDARVSVGEEPPAQWTFNPSRKTVLNTNRWAQLLSELEPLDGPLPTRRLSAVADHVFDFEAQKSPEVAAEEASDNLLDVLRSRRGQRLGVDEEGDDALAHLLAKGSIPAAHPRPTEGEEELEATGSAESTDDAEGPQRFAGLSLAPSVPHDDDQEHQTYSDGSPRLSEAVSTETHEISIFARPSRPVQPSDDPAEATDDRQGRDPVPASSPKAADEPADRKIRPKRSSVPSWDEIVFGTKSD, from the coding sequence ATGCAGGAACTACGGCTGGTAGGTGTTCACGAAAACGGCGGACACCTGCACTTGAACGGCGAGGACGGCTCGAGCTACAGCCTGCCGGTCAACGAGGCGCTCCGCATGGCGGTTTCCCGCCCCATGGAACAGCACAAGATCACCACACCACCACCCCCGGCGGGCAAGCCGGTGGTGCCACTGTCACCGCGCGACATCCAGGCGCGGATCCGCAGCGGCGCAACGGCACAGGACATCGTTGACGAGTCCGGCCAGGAACTGGCGCACGTGCTCCGCTACGAGGGTCCGGTGCGCGCCGAGCGAGATTACATGGCCATCCTGGCCCAGCGCGTCGAGGTGTCCTCCCCCTTGCCGTCCCACGATGGCTACCGGTCAGCGTTTGGTGAGAACCCGGCGCAGCTGGGTGAAATGGTTGACTACCGTCTGCAGGCCTACGGGGTGGACCCGAGCGGCGTCGAGTGGGACGCGTGGCGCCGCCCGGACGGACTATGGAATGTCGTCGCCCGCTTTGAGCTCGCGACCGACGCCCGGGTAAGCGTGGGCGAGGAGCCACCAGCCCAGTGGACGTTCAACCCCAGCCGCAAGACGGTCCTCAACACCAACCGCTGGGCCCAGCTGCTCAGCGAGCTCGAACCACTCGACGGCCCCCTGCCGACGCGCCGGCTCAGCGCCGTCGCCGATCACGTCTTCGACTTCGAAGCCCAGAAGTCCCCCGAGGTTGCCGCCGAAGAAGCCTCCGACAACCTGTTGGACGTGCTCCGGTCCCGCCGCGGGCAGCGCCTGGGAGTGGATGAGGAGGGCGACGACGCCCTCGCGCACCTGCTGGCCAAGGGCAGCATCCCGGCTGCCCACCCCCGTCCCACCGAGGGCGAAGAGGAGCTGGAGGCCACCGGATCCGCTGAGAGCACCGATGACGCCGAGGGACCACAGCGGTTTGCCGGCCTCAGCCTGGCCCCATCAGTGCCGCACGACGACGACCAGGAGCACCAGACCTACAGTGATGGCTCGCCCCGCCTCTCCGAAGCAGTGAGCACTGAAACCCACGAGATCAGTATTTTCGCCCGGCCCAGCCGCCCGGTACAGCCGTCGGATGACCCGGCTGAGGCAACAGATGACCGCCAGGGACGGGACCCGGTGCCCGCCAGCTCACCGAAGGCAGCAGACGAGCCGGCAGATCGCAAGATCCGGCCGAAGCGGTCAAGCGTCCCCAGCTGGGATGAGATCGTCTTCGGTACCAAGAGCGACTAG
- a CDS encoding DUF4193 domain-containing protein: protein MALDDYTPRTTHEAVGTDSVDELNAQRAEHQSPVIDEDELEAADGFELPGADLSGEEIQVRILPAQADEFTCASCFLVRHRSQIARQIGALTYCSDCEG, encoded by the coding sequence ATGGCGCTTGATGACTATACGCCGCGCACCACCCACGAGGCCGTCGGCACTGATTCGGTCGATGAGTTGAACGCCCAACGTGCCGAGCACCAGTCGCCGGTGATCGACGAGGACGAGCTGGAAGCTGCCGATGGGTTCGAACTACCCGGAGCCGACCTCTCGGGCGAGGAAATCCAGGTGCGGATCCTTCCAGCCCAGGCCGATGAATTTACCTGTGCCTCCTGTTTCCTGGTGCGCCACCGATCCCAGATCGCCCGGCAGATCGGTGCGCTGACTTACTGCAGCGATTGCGAGGGATAG
- a CDS encoding OB-fold nucleic acid binding domain-containing protein produces MADRPGVDSAGVHPGATGIAGLPARGRARARGYISRITVLPRSSAPQFSAVVSDDAPPVTAGSDRRDSVSRRQRAQVRLVWIGQRRVPGIEAGTQIAFEGMVSPVDGMPTIYNPRYEIIGRPEAQQ; encoded by the coding sequence TTGGCTGATCGGCCGGGGGTCGACAGCGCCGGGGTGCACCCCGGCGCCACAGGCATCGCAGGGCTTCCGGCCCGAGGACGGGCCCGGGCCCGGGGCTACATTTCCCGGATCACTGTCCTGCCCCGCAGCTCAGCACCCCAGTTCTCCGCGGTCGTGTCCGACGACGCCCCGCCGGTGACCGCCGGATCCGACCGCCGCGACAGTGTGTCCCGCCGCCAACGGGCCCAGGTGCGGTTGGTCTGGATCGGGCAGCGGCGGGTGCCGGGCATCGAAGCGGGAACCCAGATAGCTTTTGAAGGTATGGTCAGCCCGGTGGACGGGATGCCAACGATCTACAATCCTCGTTACGAAATCATCGGCCGTCCGGAGGCACAGCAGTGA
- a CDS encoding DUF5998 family protein, which translates to MTSSLSAERRSLDASLERAGFYPRLVADTVHDALDGREPLSHVVHLETHFERNEVHRHITVLVLTEDMLVITHVDDQQLDEDGQQMMAQVSTESVPVSQIRSVVLSYLYAQPQDYKPSDQARELTLAIAWSGGQRLDMGPAGCSDPQCDADHGYTGTISQEDIVLRVSAEADGMQAVQNAKSFARALRKVNTANPVTPAAAGTLAPAPRRQPGLGARFSRTHHQG; encoded by the coding sequence ATGACCTCATCGCTCTCCGCTGAACGCCGCAGCCTCGACGCCTCCCTGGAACGGGCTGGCTTCTACCCGCGTCTGGTCGCAGACACGGTGCACGATGCCCTCGACGGCAGGGAACCGCTCTCACACGTGGTTCACCTGGAGACTCACTTCGAGCGGAACGAGGTGCACCGCCACATCACCGTGCTGGTCCTCACCGAAGACATGCTGGTGATCACCCACGTGGACGATCAGCAGCTGGACGAGGACGGGCAGCAGATGATGGCGCAGGTCTCCACCGAGTCCGTCCCGGTCAGTCAGATCCGGTCAGTGGTGCTCAGCTACCTGTACGCCCAGCCGCAGGACTACAAGCCCTCCGATCAGGCGCGTGAACTGACCCTTGCTATCGCCTGGTCCGGCGGCCAGCGGCTGGATATGGGACCGGCCGGCTGCAGCGACCCACAGTGCGACGCTGACCACGGCTACACCGGCACCATCTCGCAGGAGGACATTGTGCTCCGCGTGAGCGCCGAGGCCGACGGCATGCAGGCCGTTCAGAACGCCAAGTCGTTTGCCCGCGCGCTGCGGAAGGTCAACACGGCCAACCCGGTCACGCCCGCCGCCGCGGGCACGTTGGCTCCGGCGCCGCGCAGGCAGCCCGGTCTCGGTGCGCGTTTCAGCCGGACGCACCACCAGGGCTAG
- a CDS encoding bifunctional GNAT family N-acetyltransferase/acetate--CoA ligase family protein produces the protein MAAGGHYPEYWEADVVLRDGATAHLRPISPDDADAVQHFHMQQSENSIYLRFFTYKSSLSTKELKRFTEVDHRDRVAFVITRGTDILGIGRYDRLDDPTEAEVAFNVSDAHQGRGLGSILLEHLAAAARENGISRFSAEVLPENRKMITVFAEAGYEVQRHFDDGVVMLQFNIDPTEKSRAVMESREHRAEARSVADLLSPSSVAVIGASREWGTIGYSLLEHIIDAGYTGDVYAVNPEAFELAGMISFASIAEVPGPVDLAVIAVPYDQVAAVVDQCGEAGVKGLLVATAGFADDGAAGLARQRTLVHRARAYGMRVVGPASLGLVNTDPAVRLNASMAPALPTAGALGLFSQSAAIGVLLYAAAGRRGLGLSSFVSAGNRADISGNDAMQYWEDDPSTRAVGLYLESVGNPRKFSRIARRLSKTKPVIVAKSDVMGLQLPPGHAVRTTQAPSGALDAMLKQSGVIRVETTAQLVDIAQILVSQPLPAGPTLAVFSNSLALGKVVADAAAAQSLDVRRLVTDIDLDTGQSVALPALRAAVLEALADEEVHSAVVALLPAPGLTVDAIAACLRDCSGTANKPLVASFAGILDPMVRSEGLLAVPDNPVGEPTGQRGVPCYAGPGAAVAALGAVVTYARWRARDNGGFHEPADIDPDAASELLHQALERVDGDGLTRLDAAESATLLDHYGITLLPAVRFTTADEAVAAADRLGWPVVIKTVDEHLRHRLDLGGVRLNIEDADSLRLNIAQMEKVLAPFGVSGMEVQAMAPSGQACTLRAIEDPLLGPVLSFGLAGDAVDLLDDWAHSIPPLSTVDISDLVRAPRASRKLFGYQGLPATDIAAIENLIKRVAVLKDRHPEIALLEFNPVLVSAGGLVILSTDILVGNPQRRTDSARRAMRD, from the coding sequence ATGGCTGCTGGCGGACATTACCCGGAATATTGGGAGGCCGACGTCGTGTTGCGGGACGGCGCCACCGCACATTTGCGACCCATCTCGCCCGACGACGCGGATGCTGTCCAGCACTTTCACATGCAGCAGTCCGAGAATTCCATCTACCTGCGGTTCTTCACCTACAAGTCGTCGCTGAGTACCAAAGAGCTCAAGCGGTTCACCGAGGTGGACCACCGCGACCGGGTCGCCTTCGTTATCACCCGCGGCACCGACATCCTGGGCATCGGCCGGTATGACCGGCTCGATGACCCGACCGAAGCGGAGGTCGCGTTCAACGTCTCGGACGCCCATCAGGGCAGGGGGCTGGGGTCCATCCTGCTGGAACACCTCGCGGCAGCGGCCCGGGAGAACGGGATCAGCCGGTTCTCGGCTGAGGTCCTTCCGGAGAACCGGAAAATGATCACCGTTTTCGCTGAGGCCGGGTATGAGGTGCAGCGCCATTTCGACGACGGCGTGGTGATGCTGCAGTTCAACATCGACCCCACCGAGAAGTCACGAGCCGTCATGGAGTCCCGCGAGCACCGCGCTGAGGCGCGCAGCGTCGCTGACCTGCTCTCGCCGTCGTCGGTCGCCGTCATCGGCGCCAGCCGCGAATGGGGAACCATCGGGTACTCCCTCCTGGAACACATCATCGACGCCGGCTACACCGGTGACGTGTACGCCGTGAACCCCGAGGCCTTCGAACTGGCGGGAATGATCTCCTTTGCATCGATCGCGGAGGTGCCGGGGCCCGTCGACCTCGCGGTCATCGCGGTGCCCTACGACCAGGTGGCAGCGGTGGTCGACCAGTGTGGGGAGGCCGGCGTCAAGGGTCTACTCGTCGCGACCGCCGGGTTCGCCGACGACGGCGCCGCCGGCCTGGCCCGGCAGCGGACCCTCGTTCACCGGGCCCGGGCCTACGGGATGCGGGTGGTGGGACCGGCATCCCTGGGACTGGTGAACACCGACCCGGCGGTCCGGCTCAACGCGTCAATGGCTCCCGCCCTGCCCACCGCCGGAGCACTGGGCCTGTTCAGCCAGTCGGCGGCGATCGGTGTTCTGCTCTACGCGGCCGCCGGGCGGCGCGGACTGGGACTGAGCTCCTTCGTCTCCGCCGGGAACCGCGCTGACATTTCCGGCAACGATGCCATGCAGTACTGGGAAGATGATCCCTCCACCCGGGCGGTGGGGCTCTACCTCGAATCGGTCGGTAACCCCCGCAAGTTCTCCCGTATCGCCCGCCGACTGTCCAAGACGAAACCCGTCATCGTGGCGAAGTCCGACGTGATGGGCCTCCAGCTGCCGCCGGGCCACGCCGTGCGCACCACCCAGGCGCCGTCCGGCGCGCTGGATGCGATGCTCAAGCAGTCGGGGGTGATCCGGGTAGAGACCACTGCCCAACTGGTGGACATCGCCCAGATCCTTGTCAGCCAGCCGCTGCCCGCCGGTCCCACCCTTGCGGTGTTCAGCAACTCCCTGGCGCTCGGCAAGGTGGTGGCCGATGCAGCCGCCGCCCAATCCCTGGACGTACGGCGCCTGGTGACCGACATCGACCTGGACACCGGACAGTCGGTCGCCCTGCCCGCCCTCCGCGCAGCGGTCCTGGAGGCCTTGGCGGACGAGGAGGTGCACTCGGCGGTCGTTGCCCTGCTGCCCGCCCCGGGCCTGACGGTCGACGCCATCGCCGCCTGCCTCAGGGACTGCTCAGGGACGGCCAACAAGCCGCTGGTCGCGTCCTTCGCCGGCATCCTGGACCCGATGGTCCGCTCCGAGGGGCTGCTCGCTGTCCCCGACAATCCGGTGGGGGAACCTACCGGCCAGCGGGGGGTGCCGTGCTATGCGGGCCCAGGAGCGGCAGTCGCGGCGCTGGGAGCCGTCGTGACGTACGCCCGGTGGCGGGCCCGGGACAACGGCGGGTTCCACGAACCGGCGGATATCGATCCGGACGCGGCGTCGGAGCTGCTCCATCAGGCGCTGGAACGGGTCGACGGGGACGGGCTGACCCGCCTGGACGCGGCAGAATCTGCCACCCTGCTGGACCACTACGGCATCACCTTGCTCCCCGCTGTCCGGTTCACCACCGCCGATGAGGCGGTCGCGGCCGCCGACCGGCTGGGCTGGCCCGTGGTCATCAAGACCGTCGATGAGCACCTCCGGCACCGGCTCGATCTCGGCGGCGTCCGGCTGAACATCGAGGATGCCGACTCTCTGCGCCTCAACATTGCCCAGATGGAGAAGGTGCTCGCGCCCTTCGGAGTCAGCGGGATGGAGGTGCAGGCGATGGCGCCATCCGGTCAGGCGTGCACCCTCCGTGCCATCGAGGACCCACTACTGGGGCCGGTGCTGTCCTTCGGGCTGGCGGGCGACGCCGTCGACCTCCTCGACGACTGGGCCCACAGCATTCCGCCGCTCTCCACCGTGGACATTTCGGACCTGGTCCGTGCACCCCGGGCCTCCCGCAAACTGTTCGGGTACCAGGGCCTCCCGGCCACCGATATCGCGGCGATCGAGAACCTGATCAAGAGGGTCGCCGTCCTGAAGGACCGCCACCCCGAGATTGCCCTGCTCGAGTTCAACCCGGTGCTGGTCTCGGCGGGTGGGCTGGTTATCCTGAGCACGGACATCCTGGTGGGCAACCCGCAGCGACGGACCGACAGTGCCCGGCGCGCCATGCGGGACTGA
- a CDS encoding DUF3093 domain-containing protein, protein MSTPAPGPSASPVIYEERLWPAPWIWLVAAGAAGASVVTFAPINLTTGFIAATVVAVVLVTLLVLSTPRIVVTSSHLTVGRATIERQFLGEATAYMGEDATAQRGPQLNATAYLCIRGWISPVVRVAITDPADPTPYWMTSTRRPDQLVAALAS, encoded by the coding sequence ATGTCAACCCCCGCGCCCGGACCATCCGCCAGCCCCGTCATCTACGAGGAGCGGCTCTGGCCCGCACCGTGGATCTGGCTCGTCGCGGCCGGAGCAGCGGGCGCCTCAGTCGTCACGTTCGCCCCGATCAACCTGACCACCGGGTTCATCGCGGCCACCGTCGTCGCGGTGGTTTTGGTCACGCTCCTGGTGCTGTCGACCCCACGGATCGTCGTCACCTCGTCGCACCTGACCGTGGGACGGGCCACCATAGAACGGCAATTCCTCGGTGAGGCGACGGCCTACATGGGAGAGGACGCGACCGCGCAGCGCGGACCGCAACTGAATGCGACGGCATACCTGTGTATTCGCGGCTGGATCTCCCCGGTGGTCCGGGTGGCCATCACCGACCCGGCGGATCCCACTCCTTATTGGATGACTTCCACCCGCCGCCCCGACCAGCTCGTCGCCGCCCTGGCCAGCTAA
- a CDS encoding alkaline phosphatase family protein translates to MDHVTGHREPLPAAPAYGRNTIAEVFTSAAAALDLTSATGPFDNALGLPDASRVCVVVVDGLGSALLKKRGGHAPFLRRHLDSARTIGSAFPSTTAASLASLGTGLPPGMHGLVGYDVLDPGQDKVVNMLGGWDSAVDPERWQPYPSVFEQVSSQIPVVSVSLPKFADSAMTRAALRGGSYVAAGTLQARVRSAHEQLAATKRSLVYLYFNEMDKAGHRFGCGSPQWGTQLEDVDAAVKTLAARVPSDTLLLLTADHGMVDVDVAHRYDFSTDPTLIDGVAHTAGEPRMLHLYLEPGLSADRRESLIAAWQKAYGQFAWIFTREQAIEGGLFGQVDERVLPRIGDLLVAAREPIALYDRRRTSESAMEVVGQHGSLTRAEREVPLLTLGRPGGKVTRG, encoded by the coding sequence GTGGACCACGTAACCGGACACCGGGAGCCTCTTCCGGCGGCACCCGCCTATGGCCGCAACACCATCGCCGAGGTGTTTACCAGCGCCGCCGCCGCCCTGGATCTCACCTCCGCCACCGGCCCCTTCGATAATGCCCTTGGCCTGCCGGACGCGTCCCGCGTCTGCGTGGTGGTGGTCGACGGTCTCGGGTCGGCGCTGCTGAAGAAACGTGGCGGGCACGCTCCGTTCCTGCGGCGGCACCTGGACAGCGCGCGCACCATCGGATCGGCGTTCCCGTCAACGACCGCCGCGTCGCTGGCCAGCCTCGGCACCGGTCTGCCTCCCGGGATGCACGGCCTGGTTGGCTACGACGTCCTGGATCCCGGGCAGGACAAGGTGGTGAACATGCTCGGCGGCTGGGACTCCGCAGTGGACCCAGAGCGTTGGCAGCCCTACCCCTCGGTCTTCGAACAGGTTTCCTCCCAGATCCCCGTGGTGAGCGTTTCCCTCCCGAAGTTCGCTGATTCTGCCATGACCCGCGCCGCACTCAGGGGCGGCAGCTACGTGGCAGCGGGAACCCTGCAGGCGCGGGTGCGCAGTGCACATGAGCAGCTTGCTGCGACGAAGCGCTCCCTCGTGTACCTCTACTTCAACGAGATGGATAAGGCTGGACACCGGTTCGGCTGCGGTTCGCCCCAGTGGGGTACCCAGCTGGAGGATGTCGACGCCGCTGTCAAAACGCTCGCCGCCCGCGTGCCATCCGACACGCTGCTGCTGCTGACCGCGGACCACGGGATGGTCGACGTCGATGTAGCGCACCGCTACGACTTTTCGACCGATCCCACACTGATCGACGGAGTCGCCCACACGGCCGGAGAGCCGCGGATGCTCCACCTGTACCTGGAGCCCGGTCTGTCCGCTGACCGGCGCGAGAGCCTCATCGCGGCCTGGCAAAAGGCCTACGGGCAGTTCGCGTGGATCTTCACCCGTGAGCAGGCCATCGAGGGAGGGCTGTTCGGACAGGTCGACGAACGGGTCCTGCCTCGCATCGGTGACCTCCTGGTCGCGGCACGGGAACCCATTGCGCTGTACGATCGCCGCCGCACCTCCGAATCGGCGATGGAAGTCGTGGGGCAGCACGGCTCCCTGACCCGCGCTGAACGCGAAGTGCCGTTGCTGACGCTCGGCCGTCCGGGCGGGAAGGTCACCCGTGGCTGA